The Arenibacter algicola region GCCGGGTCTAGTCCTTTGATAGTTGTGGACGGAATGATATATAATGGAGACTTGTCCGATATAGCTCCCGCAGATATTGATAAACTGGATGTTATGAAAGATGCCAGTTCTGCTGCCGTTTATGGGGCCAGAGGAGCCAGCGGCGTAATTTTGGTCACCACCAAAAGAGGTACTAGCGATAAGCCAACTATTAATATTAATACCAGTGTTGGGATAGCAACGGATGCCTATAAGGAAAGACCTTATGATGCCCAGGGTTACGCAGACTGGAGAACAGATGTATTTAAAAGTATTAACCCGCAGAACACCATTGACGATCCAGGAAGATATGATAATCCCAATAACTTGCCGGCCGGGGTAACCTTGGATCAATGGCTGGCCTATGATGGGTCTGCCGGAGACCCTACAAGGGCTTGGCTGAACAGGATAGGATTTCAGGATGTGGAAATAGAAAACTATTTGGCCGGTAACAGCATTAACTGGTACGACCGAATTATGCAGACTGGATTTCGTAACGATATCAACACTAGTATCTCCGGACGAAATGGTGGGTTGAACTACTATTGGTCCATTGGCCGTACTTCCAACGAGGGTATAGTAAACGGTGAAAAGTTTGAGGCTCTACGTTCGCGCTTAAATTTGGATGCTAAAATTACGGATTGGTTAACCGTAGGTATGAATACCCAATTTGCCAAGCGTAATGAAGGTTTTATTGCGGCAGATAGAGGTCAAATTGAAAGATCTTCACCTTGGGGTTCTGAATTTGACGATGAGGGAAATATCCGTCTAAGCCCTCAGGATGACAATGGAGCAGGGGCGGTTAACGCATTTTTGGCTCAAAAATTTAATGATCGCATAGACTTGGATCATACATTTAATTCAAGGGTGTATGCCAAGATTAAGTTGCCATTGGGCTTTTCATATGAAGTGGGGTATACCAACCGCTTGGAATTTCAAGAATATTACAACCATGCCATGGCAGCTAGTCCACAAAACGTAGTAGGTTCGGCAGAGAGACAAGTGACCAAGATCAATGAATGGCAATTGGACAACATTTTGCGTTGGGATAAGACCATTGACAAGCATTCTTTTAATTTGATGTTTTTGGTGTACGGCGAAAAATATCAAAGTTATTTCACCCGGGCCAGGGCAAACACCTTTGAGCCCAGTGATGCCCTAGGTTATAGTGCTTTGGAATTGGGTACGGTGCAGACGGTGGATAGTGAAGATGAAACAAGTACTGGCGATGCGGTAATGACTCGTTTGAATTACAATTACGATTCCCGTTATCTTCTTACCCTGACAATGCGTAGGGATGGTTACTCTGCCTTTGGAGAAACCAATAAGAGGGCATATTTTCCATCAATAGCCGGGGCTTGGACCATTTCCAATGAATCTTTTTTTAATTCGGAATTTGTTAACTTCCTTAAACTTAGATTGTCTTACGGGGAGAATGGGAACCGTGATATTGGTAGGTTTACAGCCTTATCTAGGTTAAATGCCAATAAATATCTAAATGTTGATGCCGGTGGAAATGTTATAACCGTACCAACTTTTGATAACGGAACCCAAGAAAATACCGAGTTAAGATGGGAACGTACCAAGGCGACCAATTTAGGATTGGACTTTAGTTTGGCCAACGGAATTGTTGAAGGTTCCATTGAGGCCTACCAGAATATTACCAACGATCTTATTGTTACCAGGCAGTTACCGAATATTATAGGTTTTAATAATGTGACCACCAATTTAGGTGAGATAGAAAACAAAGGGTTGGAGTTTACCTTGGCCACGCAAAATATCAATAGGGAGAATTTTCAATGGAATACCAATTTCAATTTCTCATTGAACAGGAATAAGATCAGGAAATTGTACGGTGATCTGGACGAAAATGGGGAGGAACTGGATGATATTACAAACCAACGCTTTATAGGGCAGGCCACAGACGTTATTTGGGGTCAGGAAGCCATAGGTATCTGGCAGACAAATGAGGCTGCTGAAGCCGCCGAATATGGTGTTTTCCCGGGGGATTGGAAAATAAATGATGTGGATAATAGTGGGGACTTCACCGTGGAGGATAATGTTTTCCAGGGTCATAGATCACCGCGATTCAGTTGGGCCATGTCCAACAGGTTTACCATGTTGAAGAATTTCGATTTTTCCTTTGAGGTGTATTCCAATTGGGGGCAAAAGAGGGTATTTAATGAGGCAAAAAACAGAAACGGTTTTATCGATAGGACCAATTCCATACAAACACCTTACTGGACGCCTGAAAACCCTATAAATGATTATGCCAGATTGTTTTCCAGTGATGGTAGTTCCAATTTTTCGATCTGGAGAGATGCTTCATTTATTCGATTAAGTAATATTACCATTGCGTATAGATTTCCAAAACCCTTTCTTGAAAAGTTGTCTTTACAGAGTCTTAGGTTATATGCCAACGCTAGAAATGTTGCGGTTTATGCGCCTCATTGGGATTTTTACGATCCAGAACCCACTAATATTGATGGAAGAAATTCTGACGGTACCAACGATTCGAGTTTGCCGACACCCAGGTTTTTCACCTTTGGAATTGATTTAAGCCTTTAATAAAAAAATAATAGCAATGAGAAATATAATATACAACTATCGAAAAGCCTTCTTAAGCTTTACCCTAATTGTTGCCATAACCTTCACGGGTTGTGAGGAAGAATTTTTGGATGCCGATCCGCAATCGTTCTTTACACCAAGTAACGCCTTGGATACTCCGGAAGGATTAAATAGTCTTTTGTCCCAAGCCATGAGGAATTTAAGGGCAGAGTACTATGGAGATGGGGCTCCAATGATTACTGAGAATATCTTTTCCGAAGTATCGGTAGAAGGTACAACGGATAAATCAGGTCCGGCGCAGGATTTAAATCTTTTAATACTACCTGATGCCAATCTAAACTCTGCCAATTTTAATCGAATTGGATGGTTTTGGGAGGAATTCTACAAAGGCATAAAGTATGCCAATACCGTAATAGGAAGATTGGACGATGCTACCTTTGAAAGTGATGCTCAAAAGAATGATATTTTAGGTCGTGCCCTTTTTCATAGAGCTTACCGATACTATAGATTGACCCAGCAGTTTGGAGATATTCCTTTGATATTGGAGGAGATTACCTCGGCTAGGTTAGACTTTGTTACTACGGCCAGGGAGACCATCCTAATAAAAATGCAGGAAGATCTTAATATAGCCGTCCCCTTGGTAAATGAAGTGGCAAACAATGGGGATATTAATAGGGATGCAGTTTTACATTTGTTGACCAAGGTTAATCTTGCGTTGGGCGATTTTGATGCTGCAATAGCATCTTCTTCCCAGATAATCAATGGTAGCACCCATACTTTAACGACGGATCGCTTTGGGATAGATGCCGGTAACGCATCAAAGGATGTTACTTGGGATTTGCACCGTGTGGAAAACAAAAGTATCCCTGGAAATACTGAAGGAATATTGGTGGTTATAGACAGGTTGGGATATGAGGATAATGGTGATTATGCTGGTGGTACAAGTATCCAAAGACAAGCGGTGCCCCTTTGGTGGCGCTTTATCAACACACCAGATGGTCAGAACGGAATGTCCGATGCCCCTGGAATAGATATAGATCAGGTGACTGCCATTGGCAGGGGAATAGGTAGAAATAGAGGTACGCATTACAGCACCAAAGAGATATGGAAAAATTCCAATAACGATCAACGTCACAAATTGGGCAATTGGTATGATATGGAGGATTTGGTTTATAATGCACCTAGCTTACAAAATTCCGGAAATTCCTATTATGGGAAAAATCTGGAGCTTTATTTGCCCAATGGGACTCCGCTATGTTCGGATACTATAAGAAACTGGTATGGTTTTCCACATTACAAATTTTTTGTTCCGGATCCCCTGAATGTAAAACCGGCCGGAGGGCATGGCGATTGGTATGTGTACCGTATAGCTGAAACCTATTTGTTAAGGGCTGAGGCATACTTTTGGAAAGGAAATTTAGGGCTTGCCGCTGAGGATATTAATGTGGTTAGAAGAAGGGCAGAGGCCGATGAGATTACGGCTGCGGATGTGGATATAGACTACATTTTGGACGAACGTGCACGGGAATTGTATTATGAGGAGAATAGGAAAACAGAACTGACGCGCATTGCTTACATTTTTGCAAAGACTGGTAAAACAGCCTATAATGGTAAGACCTATAGTCTGGCTAATTTTTCTACGGATAATTTTTGGTACGATCGGATAATGGAGGTTACGGACTTTTATAACCTAGGCGTTAAGACAATTCATGGGGATGAATATACCATGAGTCCATATCACGTGCTATGGCCAATTCCTGCCTCAGCGATCAATGCCAATACCCAGGGAATAATAAATCAGAATGAAGGGTACCCGGGAGCAGAGAATAATATTCCGCCATTGACGACCATACCCGAAGAATAATAGTTGTATTGAGTTAATTAGTTTTTTGTAAATTTCATCATCCAAACCTATTTTAATGAGACATATTCTCCTCGCTTGTTTTTTAGTTTTCCTATTATCCTGTAATGATAACGAGAAGTATAGTTTCAAAATAGTGGAGGATGATGGAATTTTTCAATCTTCGCCAATTTCATTAAAAGTGGAAGCCATAGGGCTCGAAGATACGAACGGCCAAGATAATTTGGCGTTGACCTCTAACGGGGAACAAATTCCATTTCAATTTGACAAGGATAAAAAACATATATGGTTTGTTCATGATTCAGGCAACAAAGGTTCTTATGAAATAGTAAGTAAAGCGAGTGTCAACGAGGGCTCGGGTGGCATAAAAATGGAAAAGAACAATGGGGATCTACAATTGATCAAAGGTTCTATACCCTTACTTACATATAGATATGGAATGACCTATCCTCCAGAAGGGGTGGATTCCATTTTCAAAAAATCCGGGTATATTCACCCTTTACTTTCTCCTTCCGGTGATACCATTAGCCGTATTCAACCCCCTGATCACTATCATCATTATGGTATTTGGGGACCATGGACACATACCCAGATAGAAGGTGAAAGGGTAGATTTTTGGAATTTGGTGGAGGGACAGGGAACGGTCCTTTTTAAGGATTTTAACGACACTAATTCTGGAGCTGTATATGGGGGCTTTAGTGCGCGCCAAGAGCATATCAACCTAAAAGCTTCCGCGGATAAGCGCATAGCGTTGAACGAGGAATTGGAGGTGAAGGTGTGGGACCTGGACCGCCCAGATAGGTATATGGTAGATTATACATCCAATTTTAATTCGCCACTGGAAAACGGTATTCTTTTTGAAGCGTATCGATATGGAGGTGGTCTTGGGATGCGGTTTACCGAACGTTGGCACAAGGATAATTGTACAGTGCTTACCTCCGAAGGCAACGATCGCCTTACTGCCGATGGGACCAACGCCCGTTGGTGTATGGTTACCGGGGAATCGGCCGACGGCAAGGGAACCAATGGTGTTTTGTTTTTAAGTTATCCTGAGAATAGAGCTCATCCGGAACCAATGCGTGTTTGGCCTATTGATGGTAATGGGGGAAGAGGCGATATGTTTTTCGAGTTTTGCCCAATTCGGCATGAGGAATGGAAAATAGAGCCTAATAAAGATTATCGATTAAAATATAGGATGGTGGTATTCGATGGCAAACTAACTGCCGAGGAAGCCGAATCTTATTGGAAGAGTTTTGCAGAAATGCCTAGAATTGTAATAGAATAAACCCGAGGACAAGGGTTAATGCCCAGGTTTTCAGCCAAATAATTTGTAAATTAAAATCAAAAAAGATGCAAAGAAGAAAGTTTATCAACAACTCCTTATTGACTACTGCAGCTGTTGTTGGATTTCCAACTATAGTACCAGCAAGCGTATTTGGGAAAAATGCACCGAGCAATAAGATCAATATCGGGCAAATTGGTTGCGGAAGAATAGCCCGTGATCATGATATTCACGATACCATTAGATTTGACCAATCCCGTTATGTTGCAGTATGTGATCTGGATTCCAATAGGGCTGCCGATGCAAAGGTATTGGTAGACAAGTTCTATAAGGAGAAGACAGGTAAGGATAAATATATGGACACCAAAATCTACGACGACTATCGCGAAATGTTACTTAATAAGGACATTGATGCGGTGGTTATTAGTACCCCGGACCACTGGCATTCGCAACCAGCTATGGAAGCTGCCTTGGCCGGAAAGGATATATACCTTCAGAAGCCAACCTCCCTTACGGTAAGGGAAGGCCAGCAGTTACGTGATGCAGTTCAGAAAACGGGCGTTATTCTGCAGGTAGGAACCCAACAAAGGGCTATGCCCCAGTTTAGAGTAGCTGCGGAGTTGGTCAGAAATGGCCGTATAGGTAAAATCCATACGGTGAAAATTGGGCTTCCAGGGGATCCGGCAGGACCTGAAGCACCAGCAATGCCGGTTCCTAAAAATTTAAACTTTGACATGTGGTTGGGATCAACACCAGAAGTTCCCTATACCGAAATAGGTGTTCATCCGCAGCAGGGCTATAGTAGGCCGGGTTGGCTTCGTCTTAGAAGCTATGGAGCAGGTATGATAACAGGTTGGGGACAGCACCATTATGATTCCGCAGCATGGGGAATGGATACTGAACTAACAGGGCCAAAATCCGTAGAGGCTTTGGCAGAGTTTCCAAAATCGGGTCTGTGGAACGTGCATGGTGATTTCTTTGTGAAACACGAATATGACAACGGAATTACAGTTTATACCAGTGGAGGTTATACCAACGGAATACGTTATGAGGGTACGGACGGATGGATTTTTGTGTCCCGAGGGGCCTATCAAGCTTCAGCCTCAGATCCTGTGGATCAGGAAAAGAGTGCCAAAGCCCTTAATGCCTCTGATCCTAAAATATTGGAATCGGTAATCGGTGATAACGAGACCCATTTGGAGAAGATCGATGATCAACACGGTAACTGGTTGGATTGTATTAAAACAAGGAAAGCTCCGATTTCACCCATTGAAAAAGGACACAAGGCCTGCGTAACTTGTTTGATCAGTGATATCGCCATGCAATTTGATAGAAAATTGGAGTGGGACAATGAGAAGGAAATGTTTATTAACGATGATGAAGCCAATGCCATGTTGCACAGGGAACAAAGAAAGCCTTATGGTACCGACTTTGTGAAAGTTTAGTAAACATGTTATATATTTAACAATGCAAAAAATAATCCCTCCTTTGGTCAAAAACAGGTTGAACAATGGAGGGCTTATTGTTATCCGTAATAAATCCGATAAATGAAGTATAATGTTTTAGCCCTATTGGCAATCTTATGTCTAGGTTGCGGGGAAAGTAAAAAAGAAGTGAAACCCACTATGGACGATAATCCAGGGCAAGTTAGACTAATGACCTTGGACCCAGGGCATTTTCATGCTGCTCTGGTTCAAAAAACGATGTATGAGGGGGTAGATTCCACCATCTATGTTTTTGCACCCGAAGGACCGGAAGTAAACGATTTTTTAAACAAAATCAAGTCCTACAATACAAGGACTGAAAACCCCACACATTGGAAGGTAGACAGTTATTTTGGAAACGATTATTTAGAAAAAATGATTTCCCAAAAACCGGGCAATGTCATGGTTGTGGCAGGGAAAAACTCTAAAAAAATAGACTATATTTTGGCAGCTGTAAAGGCCGGGTTGAACGTTTATGCGGATAAACCATTGGTGATCAACCCAGAGGGATTCCAGAAATTGGAGGAGGCCTTCAAAATAGCAAATGAAAAAGGGGTCATGATCTATGATATTATGACAGAGCGTTTTGAGGTTACGACCGGAATGCAAAGGCAGTTTTCCATGTTGCCGGAGGTCTTTGGTCAAGTATTGGAGGGAAGTAAGGAAGAACCGGCCATCATAAAGGAAAGTGTGCATCATTTCTTCAAGTATGTTTCAGGACAGCCATTGGTTAGACCTGCGTGGTTTTTTGATGTTAATGAAGAGGGTGAGGGTATTGTAGATGTAACCACCCACTTGGTAGATTTAGTGCAATGGGAACTTTTTCCGGACGAGATTATTGAACGCGCGGATATTGAAATGGTGGAGGCAAAGCGTTGGCCAACAATCTTGACATTGGAGGAATTTAAAAGGGTTACCGGCTTGGAGAATTATCCGGATTACCTGCAGAAAGACTTAGAGGGCGATAAACTTAAGGTGTTCTGCAATGGGGAAATGTTGTATAAAATTAAAGGAAAATATGCCAAGGTTTCTGTGATATGGAATTATGAAGCTCCTGAAGGCACAGGGGATACCCATTATAGTATTATGAGGGGGACTAAAAGCGACCTTATCATTAAACAGGGAGCGGAAGAAAATTATAAGCCTACCTTATATATCAAATCCAAGGGAGGGGAAAATTTTGATAATGTCATAGCTGAGGCAATAGAACAGCATATAAATTCCAAATTTGCGGGAACTAAAGCGGAAAAAGTATCAGAAGACATGTGGAAGATCAATATTCCAGATGAATTTAAAATTGGTCATGAGGCACATTTTGGCCAAGTGACGCAGAATTATCTGCGTTATCTGGAAAATGGTAAATTGCCCAACTGGGAGGTACCCAATATGATTACCAAGTATTACACGACCATTGAAGCATATAAAATGGCCAAAGAGTAAGGTTGTATATTTTACATAGAGACTTAGGGGGGACTTTTTGAACTATGAAAACCTTTGGTAATTGGCCTAGGGTAAATATTGGATATTATGTTAAATATTGTGCCCTTGTGTTATATTTGGGTTTTTTAAAATAGAATTATAAAAACAAAATTGATGAGTAAACTTTTTTCGATTGAAAATAAAATTTATGCCTTATCCGGTGCAACAGGTACTTTAGGAGGGTCAATTGCCAAGTATCTTGTAGAAAACGGAGCCAAGGTATTGCTCTTGGGCAGGTCCCTGGATAAACTGGAGGAAAAGTGCAAGGAATTGGATGCAATTGCTCCCAACAGTGCACATTTATTCGTTTTGGATGTGATGGATGAAAAGCAATTAACCGAGTTGAAGAATACTATAACAACCAAGTTTAAGAGATTGGACGGACTAGTAAATTTGGCCGGAGGAAACATCCCTGGGGCTACTTTAAAACCGGACCAGACAATTTATGATATTGAGTTGGCCGATACTCAAAAAGTAGTGGACATAAATTTGTTCGGCACCGTAATTCCAACCATTGTACTAAGTGAAATTATGGCAAAACAAGGCTTTGGATCCATAGTGAATATATCTTCAATGGCGGCCAAACAGACCATTTCACGTGTGTTGGGTTATTCCATGGCCAAGGCAGGAGTGGATATCTTCACTAAGTGGATGGCCAATGAACTGGCTTCTAAGTTTAGTGATAAGATAAGGGTGAATGCCATTGCACCAGGTTTTTTCATAGGAAATCAGAATAGAAGGCTATTGACCAATGAAGACGGTTCCTTTACGGACAGGGGTGAAAAAATTATTACCAATACTCCAATGGGCCGTTTTGGGGATGCCTCAGAACTTAACGGAATGGTACATTATCTGCTAAGTGATGCTTCCTCTTTTGTGACAGGGACCATTTATGATATCGACGGAGGTTTTAGTTCCTTCTCTGGAGTATAATTTTTGCAACTTAAATAACACAACACTATATAATTCGAAGGGAGATCAAATTCCCCTCTTAATAGAGCCTCTCCCGCTTTTTAGCGGGAGGGTAGCCTGCCTGCCGTAGGTAGGGGCTGTGTATTCGCAGATGTAGGGATGGCCATGAGTTTTGTGTGTTATGTTAAGTGCATTGCAAATACTGTCCGCAAGTCCTCATTATTACAAAGTAATAACATTTTAATAGCGCATATTATTGAAAAATTTAAAAAAAACCCTGAGGTGGTTCGGGCCCAGTTTTGGAGTATCTCTAAAGGATATCAGGGAATTGGGAGTGGATGGCGTGGTCACGGCATGCCACCAGGTATCCATTGGAGAAATTTGGTCTTCTGAAGTTATAAGGGCGGTCCAAAAGGAAATAGAGTCCAATGGCTTGGAATGGTCCGTAGTGGAAAGTGTTAATATACACAAAGCTATTAAATATGGTCTTCCGGAAAGGGACTTTTATATCCGGAACTATATTGAGACTCTCCGTAATTTGGCGGAAAACAACATTAAGGTGGTCTGCTATAATTTTATGCAATTGATAGATTGGACCCGTACCAATTTAAATTATGTACTTCCAACAGGGGCTATAAGTTTATTGTACGACCCTGTGGCAATTGCTGCTTTTGATTTGTATATCCTGCAAAGGGATGGGGCAGCTCAGGTCTATAATGATGAAATCATTCATAAGGCTGAAAATTATTATAATGACTTAGACCAGCAGGGACGTGAGCTGCTAAAAAGTGCTATATTGGCTGGGATGCCTGGCTCCAAGGATGCCATTCCCCTTTCCGATTTTAGGGACACTCTCGAGGAAGTCAGTAAGATTGAAAAATCGGTCCTTAGGGAAAATCTGGCATATTTTTTAAAAGCGATTATTCCGGAGGCCGAAAAGCTGGGTATAAAAATGGCCCTGCATCCGGATGATCCACCATTTCCCGTTTTTGGAATTCCCCGTATAGCCTCTACCTACGAGGATTTGGAATTTATTTTGGATTGCGTTCCTTCACCCAGCAATGGATTAACCTTTTGCTCTGGTTCCTTGGGAGCGGTGGACTCCAATGACCTTCTTAAAATTATTCGGGATTTTGGGCCACAAATTCATTTTTTACACCTAAGAAATGTATCTAGGGAAGAAGACGGTAGATTCTATGAAGCCGCCCATTTGGATGGATCCATTCCCATGTCCAAGATAATGCTGGAAATTGTTAAGGAGCAATTAAGTAGACATGAAAGTGGATATGGGGAGGTGGCAATACCCATCAGGCCGGATCACGGACATGTTTTGTTGGATGATAAAAAAAGAAAAGACGAATTCTATTCGGGGTATTCGCTAATAGGGAGGGCTATTGGTATGGCAGAGCTCTATGGCCTGGAAAAGGGCATTAGGGAAATGTTGTTCAAACCAGATTAGTAAATATGTAAAACAGAGGTGTTATTGTTGATGAAGATGCAACTAAATTGCTATTATTGTAATGAATTGTTGTTAAATTTTAAAAAAAGAGTATTTTTAAGGTTTGGAATTAAAATATATAAGTCAATTGCGTTAACGTTAACGTCCAATTTAAAAAATGTCTATGCAAGTTTATAAATCCCTAATGAGAAAATTAGTTGTTACAATTGGTGTTTTGGTATGTTTAGGCTTGTATTCTTGTTCAGATATTACGGATCACAAAACCTTGTTCTTTGCACACTCCCTACCAATAACCCATCCAGTCCATAAAGGTATTCTGGCCATGAAAGAAGCCCTTAATGAAAAATCGGGCGGAAAATTGCAGATTAAGGTTTTTCCCGATGGCCAGTTGGGTACAGAAAGGGAGGTCTTGGAATTATTGCAGATAGGAAGCGTGGCCATGACCAAGGTAAGTGCTGCCGCCATGTCCAGTTTTGCGCCGGAATATAGGGTTCTGGGAGTACCTTATTTGTTTAGGGACAGCGAACATATGTTCAATGTCCTGGAGGGTAAAGTAGGGCAGGAGCTTCTGGAAGGAGGCAGCGAATATTTGCTACGCGGCCTCTGTTTTTATGATGCCGGGAGTAGAAGCTTCTATACCTTGGACGGATTTATAAAGACACCGGAGGATTTAAAGGGCAAAAAAATCAGGGTAATGAACGACCAAATGGCGGTTAATATGGTAAACGACCTAGGTGGT contains the following coding sequences:
- a CDS encoding DUF6807 domain-containing protein produces the protein MRHILLACFLVFLLSCNDNEKYSFKIVEDDGIFQSSPISLKVEAIGLEDTNGQDNLALTSNGEQIPFQFDKDKKHIWFVHDSGNKGSYEIVSKASVNEGSGGIKMEKNNGDLQLIKGSIPLLTYRYGMTYPPEGVDSIFKKSGYIHPLLSPSGDTISRIQPPDHYHHYGIWGPWTHTQIEGERVDFWNLVEGQGTVLFKDFNDTNSGAVYGGFSARQEHINLKASADKRIALNEELEVKVWDLDRPDRYMVDYTSNFNSPLENGILFEAYRYGGGLGMRFTERWHKDNCTVLTSEGNDRLTADGTNARWCMVTGESADGKGTNGVLFLSYPENRAHPEPMRVWPIDGNGGRGDMFFEFCPIRHEEWKIEPNKDYRLKYRMVVFDGKLTAEEAESYWKSFAEMPRIVIE
- a CDS encoding RagB/SusD family nutrient uptake outer membrane protein, producing the protein MRNIIYNYRKAFLSFTLIVAITFTGCEEEFLDADPQSFFTPSNALDTPEGLNSLLSQAMRNLRAEYYGDGAPMITENIFSEVSVEGTTDKSGPAQDLNLLILPDANLNSANFNRIGWFWEEFYKGIKYANTVIGRLDDATFESDAQKNDILGRALFHRAYRYYRLTQQFGDIPLILEEITSARLDFVTTARETILIKMQEDLNIAVPLVNEVANNGDINRDAVLHLLTKVNLALGDFDAAIASSSQIINGSTHTLTTDRFGIDAGNASKDVTWDLHRVENKSIPGNTEGILVVIDRLGYEDNGDYAGGTSIQRQAVPLWWRFINTPDGQNGMSDAPGIDIDQVTAIGRGIGRNRGTHYSTKEIWKNSNNDQRHKLGNWYDMEDLVYNAPSLQNSGNSYYGKNLELYLPNGTPLCSDTIRNWYGFPHYKFFVPDPLNVKPAGGHGDWYVYRIAETYLLRAEAYFWKGNLGLAAEDINVVRRRAEADEITAADVDIDYILDERARELYYEENRKTELTRIAYIFAKTGKTAYNGKTYSLANFSTDNFWYDRIMEVTDFYNLGVKTIHGDEYTMSPYHVLWPIPASAINANTQGIINQNEGYPGAENNIPPLTTIPEE
- a CDS encoding Gfo/Idh/MocA family protein, with protein sequence MQRRKFINNSLLTTAAVVGFPTIVPASVFGKNAPSNKINIGQIGCGRIARDHDIHDTIRFDQSRYVAVCDLDSNRAADAKVLVDKFYKEKTGKDKYMDTKIYDDYREMLLNKDIDAVVISTPDHWHSQPAMEAALAGKDIYLQKPTSLTVREGQQLRDAVQKTGVILQVGTQQRAMPQFRVAAELVRNGRIGKIHTVKIGLPGDPAGPEAPAMPVPKNLNFDMWLGSTPEVPYTEIGVHPQQGYSRPGWLRLRSYGAGMITGWGQHHYDSAAWGMDTELTGPKSVEALAEFPKSGLWNVHGDFFVKHEYDNGITVYTSGGYTNGIRYEGTDGWIFVSRGAYQASASDPVDQEKSAKALNASDPKILESVIGDNETHLEKIDDQHGNWLDCIKTRKAPISPIEKGHKACVTCLISDIAMQFDRKLEWDNEKEMFINDDEANAMLHREQRKPYGTDFVKV
- a CDS encoding SDR family oxidoreductase; the encoded protein is MSKLFSIENKIYALSGATGTLGGSIAKYLVENGAKVLLLGRSLDKLEEKCKELDAIAPNSAHLFVLDVMDEKQLTELKNTITTKFKRLDGLVNLAGGNIPGATLKPDQTIYDIELADTQKVVDINLFGTVIPTIVLSEIMAKQGFGSIVNISSMAAKQTISRVLGYSMAKAGVDIFTKWMANELASKFSDKIRVNAIAPGFFIGNQNRRLLTNEDGSFTDRGEKIITNTPMGRFGDASELNGMVHYLLSDASSFVTGTIYDIDGGFSSFSGV
- a CDS encoding putative oxidoreductase C-terminal domain-containing protein; this encodes MKYNVLALLAILCLGCGESKKEVKPTMDDNPGQVRLMTLDPGHFHAALVQKTMYEGVDSTIYVFAPEGPEVNDFLNKIKSYNTRTENPTHWKVDSYFGNDYLEKMISQKPGNVMVVAGKNSKKIDYILAAVKAGLNVYADKPLVINPEGFQKLEEAFKIANEKGVMIYDIMTERFEVTTGMQRQFSMLPEVFGQVLEGSKEEPAIIKESVHHFFKYVSGQPLVRPAWFFDVNEEGEGIVDVTTHLVDLVQWELFPDEIIERADIEMVEAKRWPTILTLEEFKRVTGLENYPDYLQKDLEGDKLKVFCNGEMLYKIKGKYAKVSVIWNYEAPEGTGDTHYSIMRGTKSDLIIKQGAEENYKPTLYIKSKGGENFDNVIAEAIEQHINSKFAGTKAEKVSEDMWKINIPDEFKIGHEAHFGQVTQNYLRYLENGKLPNWEVPNMITKYYTTIEAYKMAKE
- the uxuA gene encoding mannonate dehydratase produces the protein MKNLKKTLRWFGPSFGVSLKDIRELGVDGVVTACHQVSIGEIWSSEVIRAVQKEIESNGLEWSVVESVNIHKAIKYGLPERDFYIRNYIETLRNLAENNIKVVCYNFMQLIDWTRTNLNYVLPTGAISLLYDPVAIAAFDLYILQRDGAAQVYNDEIIHKAENYYNDLDQQGRELLKSAILAGMPGSKDAIPLSDFRDTLEEVSKIEKSVLRENLAYFLKAIIPEAEKLGIKMALHPDDPPFPVFGIPRIASTYEDLEFILDCVPSPSNGLTFCSGSLGAVDSNDLLKIIRDFGPQIHFLHLRNVSREEDGRFYEAAHLDGSIPMSKIMLEIVKEQLSRHESGYGEVAIPIRPDHGHVLLDDKKRKDEFYSGYSLIGRAIGMAELYGLEKGIREMLFKPD
- a CDS encoding SusC/RagA family TonB-linked outer membrane protein, with protein sequence MRNLFKKVRCSALILMMLLCTLFSASVYGQDGFMVSGTVIDDLGLPLPGASIVEKGTTNGVVSDFDGNFSFEVANPNATLTISYVGFETQEVPINGNSVLNVTMQATASTLDEVVLVGYGAVKKKDLTGAISQVDADALSDQSTNSVTDVLRGNVAGLSIGLSASPKGTSQIRIRGNNSLSAGSSPLIVVDGMIYNGDLSDIAPADIDKLDVMKDASSAAVYGARGASGVILVTTKRGTSDKPTININTSVGIATDAYKERPYDAQGYADWRTDVFKSINPQNTIDDPGRYDNPNNLPAGVTLDQWLAYDGSAGDPTRAWLNRIGFQDVEIENYLAGNSINWYDRIMQTGFRNDINTSISGRNGGLNYYWSIGRTSNEGIVNGEKFEALRSRLNLDAKITDWLTVGMNTQFAKRNEGFIAADRGQIERSSPWGSEFDDEGNIRLSPQDDNGAGAVNAFLAQKFNDRIDLDHTFNSRVYAKIKLPLGFSYEVGYTNRLEFQEYYNHAMAASPQNVVGSAERQVTKINEWQLDNILRWDKTIDKHSFNLMFLVYGEKYQSYFTRARANTFEPSDALGYSALELGTVQTVDSEDETSTGDAVMTRLNYNYDSRYLLTLTMRRDGYSAFGETNKRAYFPSIAGAWTISNESFFNSEFVNFLKLRLSYGENGNRDIGRFTALSRLNANKYLNVDAGGNVITVPTFDNGTQENTELRWERTKATNLGLDFSLANGIVEGSIEAYQNITNDLIVTRQLPNIIGFNNVTTNLGEIENKGLEFTLATQNINRENFQWNTNFNFSLNRNKIRKLYGDLDENGEELDDITNQRFIGQATDVIWGQEAIGIWQTNEAAEAAEYGVFPGDWKINDVDNSGDFTVEDNVFQGHRSPRFSWAMSNRFTMLKNFDFSFEVYSNWGQKRVFNEAKNRNGFIDRTNSIQTPYWTPENPINDYARLFSSDGSSNFSIWRDASFIRLSNITIAYRFPKPFLEKLSLQSLRLYANARNVAVYAPHWDFYDPEPTNIDGRNSDGTNDSSLPTPRFFTFGIDLSL